Part of the Nitrososphaerales archaeon genome is shown below.
ACGATCTATTAAGCATCGCCCTATCTTTAACCGCACTGCCCTCACGTATAACGGTTCTAGAAATTGATAAGAGAATAGGCGAATTCTTAAAATCTATCAATAAGGATTATGGATTTAATATCGAATTTATAGAGTATGATGTATCGAATCCATTGCCAAAAGATCTCCAAGAAAGTTTTGATACATTTTCTTCAGAACCTCTCGAAACGCTATCTGGTCTAAGGGCCTTTATTGTACGTGGTGTGAGTTGCTTAAAAGAAGGCGGTGCGGGTTACTTTGGCCTGACTCGCTACGAAGCTTCACTTAGAAAGTGGCTCGCCATTCAGAGGCTCCTTGTAAGGATGAATTGTGCCATTACCGATATCATCGAAGGCTTTTCAGCCTATCCGATGAATTATGGAGATCTGAGTTATGAAAGATTCGTTTATAACTTAGGTTTTAAAGTTGAGAAGAATCATAGTGTAAATTGGTATAAATCTGCGCTGTATAGATTTGAAGTGCTCAGTAAGGCGAGGATCTTGGAAGGCTTTAATAAAAGGTTAAGGATCAGATATATCGATTCACGTGAGGATCTGACCCATCCAGCCCTCTATCGAAGGATTTTGGAAGAAAGCATTGGTAAAGATCGAAATATACCAAATGAAGGATCATGATCCTCGAATGTAAGATTTTAGAAATGCTAATAAAGGATTAGAGAAATTTGCAAATGAAGATCGATGAATTTACAGTATGACAAATCTACTTAGATTATTAAAGATGGTAGATTGTGAGGTCGTAGAAAGGCTCACAAGGTTTACTGTGAAGGTTAAGATCGATGGAGAAGAGAGATTAGCGTTACTACGCAATACAGGTCGACTCCATGATTTGATATATCGAGGGGCTTTAGGCATCTGTTTAAATGCACGATCCCAGAGAAAGGTTGCATTCATCTTAATCGGCATAAAGGTGGATGATGAGCGATCTGCTCTAATAGATACCAGATTACAGGCTGAAGCTTTTGAACGGGCCGTTACTCTAAACTTAATCCCTTGGTTAGATGGATGGATCATCGACCGTCGTGAAGCTCTTATTCAGGGATCTCGGATCGATTACTCTATAAGTTCGAATGGTAGAAGGGGGTTGTTAGAGTTAAAATCGGCAGTTCGCTTCGATGGTTACTATGCTAAATACCCCGACTGTCCAACTTTACGTGGCCTTAAGCACATCCGCCTATTAAGGATGATGAGGAAGGATGGGTATCGAACCATCGTAGCTTTCATAGCAGCCC
Proteins encoded:
- the sfsA gene encoding DNA/RNA nuclease SfsA codes for the protein MTNLLRLLKMVDCEVVERLTRFTVKVKIDGEERLALLRNTGRLHDLIYRGALGICLNARSQRKVAFILIGIKVDDERSALIDTRLQAEAFERAVTLNLIPWLDGWIIDRREALIQGSRIDYSISSNGRRGLLELKSAVRFDGYYAKYPDCPTLRGLKHIRLLRMMRKDGYRTIVAFIAAHPHAQAFKPDVDSDPHVAKELSRAYEEGVEVYAVKMHLVKDGSIILLNPNLPIEI
- a CDS encoding bis-aminopropyl spermidine synthase family protein, with the protein product MERIEAKILYEVADSKKNIWELLDRSNCSLKDFIDALKTLYKNGIIDYDGNYFYLTEKGKSSINLKSLDFKVEVCPSCLGRRIIPQMKFKEVLDEFKQITRKRPRPTLKFFQGYMVEQDVITRVALMHHHGDLDGKSIVLIGDDDLLSIALSLTALPSRITVLEIDKRIGEFLKSINKDYGFNIEFIEYDVSNPLPKDLQESFDTFSSEPLETLSGLRAFIVRGVSCLKEGGAGYFGLTRYEASLRKWLAIQRLLVRMNCAITDIIEGFSAYPMNYGDLSYERFVYNLGFKVEKNHSVNWYKSALYRFEVLSKARILEGFNKRLRIRYIDSREDLTHPALYRRILEESIGKDRNIPNEGS